The following proteins are co-located in the Solanum pennellii chromosome 8, SPENNV200 genome:
- the LOC107028672 gene encoding uncharacterized protein LOC107028672: protein MVRAITVLLMGWAMVRAMEWATVWATAIILMEWAVVRATAILMGWATRATACTNLSPVWAWASERAQLWAMLWALERNTTDIVAMQWALRAAPLTRNNTVREMVTAVAAIAATAAMTSVIAKLITTGFHV from the exons ATGGTACGGGCCATAACGGTACTTCTCATGGGATGGGCTATGGTACGGGCCATGGAATGGGCTACGGTATGGGCCACAGCAATAATTCTCATGGAATGGGCTGTGGTACGGGCCACAGCAATACTCATGGGATGGGCTACACGGGCCACAGCATGCACAAACCTAAGCCCGGTATGGGCTTGGGCCTCGGAACGGGCACAGCTTTGGGCCATGTTATGGGCTTTGGAAAGAAACACGACGGACATAGTAGCTATGCAATGGGCTCTTCGGGCTGCACCACTTACAAGAAACAACACCGTAAGAGAAATGGTTACGGCAGTGGCAGCGATTGCAGCGACAGCAGCGATGACGAGCGTCATTGCTAAATTAATTACTACAG GGTTTCATGTGTAG